ATGCGAATAATGTTGATTACTGTATCAATGGATGTAAAAAGGTCTTCTGCTTTTTTCTTGACCGGCAGCATTTGCATGCTGACTTCTTCCTGCAGGGTGGCTTGCACGAAACCTTTGAGCGTGTCTCCCACGTTAGCCTGCTGAGGCGATCTTCCTCTTACCAGCTTCACTGCTTTCTCTCCGAGGAGGTCAGAGCTGTAGAGCTCAAAATACGAGTCAGAGGGAATACTTATTTCTTTCTGCAGCTCAATTTCTGCTATCACCTTTCCCAAAGTATCATTCAAAAGATTAAGCTTTTTTACCTTACCAATAATCAGGCCGTTGAAGGTGACCGGGTCGGAAGGATTCAGGCCGTCCACTCTGTTATAAACAGCATAAAAAACCGACTTTTTTTGAAAAAGGTTGTTGCCTTTCAGAAAACTGTATCCCAGAATTAATATGGTGATGCCGAATGCGGCAAAGATGCCTACTTTGGTTTCGTCAGATATTTTCAATGCGCCCGAGTTTTAAAAGGAAGCCCAAAAATATAAAAAAGGGTGTGTTGTTTCACTATAAAAGCAGTCAGCCTGAACGTGTATGTTTTGCCGGCTTACTTTTCCGGGGAAGGAGCTTTTGTTGATGGGGTATTCGGGAAAAGACTGGCTTATAGTCGGGAGTATACAGAAGTTGGTATTGACGTACCCCTTTTTTGTTAAGGCTGCCCCTGAGGATATCGGTGAAAGAGGTGTATTCTTTTTCATCTTCAGCCATGCGTGTACGTCTGATATCAAAAAGATGCAGAATACTTCTGGCTGCATCTTCCATAGATGAATCTTCTATAGGTGCTATCCAGCCTTTCTGCTGCAACTCTACAAACAGCTCGGCCAGCTGGCGCATACTGCCTTTCCAACGGAGTTTATACGTGGATACAGATTCATCACCATATTCGGAGGGAGCCCCCAGCTCCAATGTTATCATGTTGTATATCAGAGATATAGCTTTGTAGCTGTAACTAATCTGGCTATCAATAAATGCCAGAATGTTGATCTCCTCAAGTTCTTTTTGCAGGGCTCCCTCCGTATTAATACGCACATGCATTTCTTTTAAACGCGGAATAATGGAAGTGTAGTTGTTGATTGCAGGGTCAGCCAGAAGCGACTCCAGCAAAACAAACATTTCACGGGTTTGCAGCAGATAATCATCTAAATCCGTAAGATGGGCTTTTAATTTTTTCAGATAAGCGATTCTTTCAGTTTTGTCCTGGATGGAGTGGAGATATGTGTATAGGTCTGTGTTAAACTTCAGATAAAGGTTCTGTAGGTAAACCCTGTATAAACGGGGACTATGAAAACCATTGTAGGTAAGCACATTTTTATTGATGTCAATATCAAATCGCTGCAGTTCTCTGAAAAATGCTTCCTGGCCATTCATAAACTTAAACTCTATTGTTGTAAATATTTTTAAGTCTGATTTAATCGGTTTTTTACCAGCCACACCTGTGTTTCAGCAACCATAGGTTTGGTGATATCAGAGTTTATAATGACCAGCTTCATAGCCAATTCGGAAAGGCGCCAGTCGCGCTTAATACTATTTTCTGTGCATATATATACAGACTTAAAATTTTCCCTCAGGGGTATTTGGGCTGCCTTGCATACCATCATTGCCCGGCTTACGGAATGTTCAATAGTGGCCGGGTCATGGATGCCCATAAAGCGCAGTTGACTGGCAAAGTATCGCAACTGCTGCTCAATGATACTATCCAGGAAGTCCTCAAAGGCTCCTGTTGGAAATTCCGTTTGATAAATACTTATTTCCATAACCTGGATTTTAATTTACCGGTATCCGATGCCTGGTTTTCCACTTCCGATATTTGCCTTTTATGCTCCATGCCGACCATGCAATGCCAAGAAAGAGAATTCCATTGAAAAACAAGAAGGCGCCAACCAGATAAGCCAGCAGTTCGGGCATCAGAAAAATCAACACGGCAAGCAGAATGAAATTGATGCCCATAAGCATATACATCCACCACGGAGAGAACAGATGCATGGTAGGGTCATCATAAAATTCTATGTTAAACATAAGTATTCGTTTTTGTGTCAGATAGTTTCTTCAGTTTTTCAAACAATCCCCTTTCTTCGGCCGATAACCGTTCTGGGATCACTACCTGAATCTTAATGAGCATATCCCCATACTCATTGGGGCGATTGTATTTAGGCATTCCTTTCCCGCGCAGGCGCAGCACTTTTCCGTTTTGGGTGCCCGCAGGAATTTTGACTTTAACCTGTCCTGACAAGGTGGGCACCTCCGCCTCTCCACCCAGCACAGCAGTATAAAGATGTACGGGGAATGTTTGCAACAAATCATCCCCCTGACGTTCAAAACGCGGATGGGGTGCAATTCTGACTTTTACATACAGATCACCGGCCTCACCTCCTCTGATACCCGGAGCACCCTGCCCTTTCACTCTCAGCAACTGGCCATCTTCCGTTCCGGGTTTTATGGTGATACGTATTTTTTTTCCATTAATCTCAAAAATACGGGAAGTGCCGTGGTAGGCCTCTTCCAGCGTAAGGGTGATTTCGGCCTGATAATCCTGGCCTTTGTATCCCTTAGTCTGGCCTCCAAAGCCACTCCGGCCACGTCTGGCCCCGCCCATGCCACCAAAAATGGTTTCAAAAAATTCTGAAAAGCCGCTACCGCTGCCGAAAAACGCATGTGGATCTCCTTCAAAATGAAAAGTTGCTCCTCCCGGACCCGTCCACTGGCTCCAGTCAAATCCTTCCGCACTGCCTCCACTTTGCTGAAACTGTTTCCAGTTGGCGCCCAGCTGATCGTATTTCTTTCTTTTCTCAGGGTCTTTCAGCACTTCATAGGCCTCGCTTACTTCCTTAAACTTCTCTTCAGCGACTTTATCCCCCTTGTTTTTGTCGGGGTGATACTTTTTTGCCAGGTGCCGATAGGCTTTTTTTATTTGCTCTTCGGTGGCGTTCTTATCCACTCCCAAGATTTTATAATAATCCTTGTATTCCATACCCTTCCCTCAAAATTTTGCATTCATAGTCAACCCACCGTAGAGCACTTCTTTTCTTTAAACTACAATTCTCCTGTAAAATTTTAGTTTTTTTTTCAAAAGGGGGCATCAATTCAGATGCCGTTTAAACTTTCTGTACATTATGACACTCCGTTTTTCTTTTACAATGAAATTTTTGCATCAGTGTGTCAAAATTTCTTTTCTGAAAACGCACATGCACCCTCTTCGCATCGTATCACATAGAACTTATCCGGCAACCAGATGCACGGCACACTTTCTCCCTCTATTGAAACAGGAGGAACAACATCCCTCATCACTTCCCCTTGAGGGCTGAACTCCACTATGCGATAGGCAAAACGATAGGGATTCATCTCCTGATATTTTACAGCCGAAGCCGCCCCGTTATAAAACTCAAATCGGAGAGCATGCGTGCCAGGCGATGTCAAACCACTTAATTGCACCGGATAAGGCGGATTAAACACCACTGGTTTGTAGCTGATGCCACTATCATAAATGGTTTTGTTGTTTAGCCTGATAACCATCCTGTTGTCAATATGAGACAATAACACCGCATATTTTTTCATCGCACATTGTTTTTATTTATACACATCAAAAAGCATACTGCATGCGGTATAATTGAAAAATCTTCATGTTTAATGAAAATATTTGCACTTTTTATTTACTGCAAAGGCAAAACCGGGTCAAAATGGCATTTAATCTGAGAGAAGCCATATCAAGCTATGCCTCTGAATTGAGGATTAACTGGAAAGAAGCCCTGCATGACGGCACATTTCGGGCTCAGACTTTTTTGACAGCGGTTTTGATCTTTTCCATGATTATTTTCATTTCCCGCTATTTTGAATTCATACAGTCTCGACCTGGGGTATATATCCATGATCCATTGTTAGAGCGTATTCCTCCTCAGGATGTTTCGGTATATACCTTTGCGGTATTGTATGCGTCCATTCTTCTGTTTCTGTTAAGCATTGCCAACAAGCCGCGACTGATTGTACGGACGCTGCAAACCTATTTTGTACTGATGCTCTTTCGCATTGTCACCATGTATTTCCTTCCCCTTGAACCTTCAAAAGAAATGATTCCCCTGTCTGACCCATTTGTGGAAAACTTCATTTATAAAAAGAAAATGATCAGCAAGGACCTTTTCTTCTCCGGACATGTTTCTACAATGTTTCTACTATTTCTTATCTGTCCTTACCGCAGGCTGAAGTATTATTTCCTGATGGCCACAGTAATCATTGCAGTGCTGATATTGCTGCAGCACGTACACTACACCATTGATGTAATTGCAGCACCCATTTTCACACTGACCAGCTATTACATTGTACGCCAGTCCTATAATCCGGAAGAGCGCTAAAGACTATGCATGCATACGCTGAACTGCATGTATGGAAGGAGAAGGCTCAGCACGCATTATCCTGTAGGCAATATAAATGAGCAACAAACCAACAAGCTCTGTGATGTACAGTAATTCAATAAAGTTAAAGCGGGTGGCCATGCCGCCAATTCCAGGGAGCAAAGCACCCACCGCAATAAGCAGATTACCCCAGAATCTGTGCGAAGTGCCGGTGCGGCTTAAATAACCAATAGCCGAATACACCGCACCTCCGGCAAGAAAAGCCAACGCATATACATTAATAAAAGGCGAAAAATATCGTACCCATTGCCACGTCAACACTTTGCCCGACATCCTGAGTGTATCCACTTTTGTATAATCAATGGGAGAAAGGCTAACACATATCGCTGCGGAAATTACAACTACTACCAAAATGGCGGTAAGCAGGTGTGCCAGCGGACGTTTCAGCAACAAATACACCGTTCCCTGAGCCAACGGGGCTCCTCCCAGTAACGCGCCCGAGATATACCACAGGCGGAAATTCAGTTCTGACCATCCCAAAAGCGTATTCAAGCTTTCCGTCAAAGTGCCTGCTCCATAGGTAAGTACGCCAACAAGCCACCAGAATAAATATAAAGCTTGCGATTTTTGTCTCCAGTGATGATAAAGCTGTATTGAAAATGCCAGAGACAAAAGGAAGGTACATACGGGCAGATAGTAAATTATGTGCATTACGCTAACAAAATTGAAAGAAACACAGTTCCTCTTTTGTCATGAAAAAGTAAAGAACCGAGAGTCAGGAGCAGCAAAAAGATTATTGCTGCACAATGGCCTCCTGAATGGAAATTCTCTTTGCCCCTTTATAGGCCACTACAAAAGCATCTTTTATGCCTTTATCCCGGAGTTCACCCAGATACATAGCCGCCTCTTTGTAGTCAGAGAAATTGCCGGTAAGATAACGATAGGCATTGGGACCCATCGGCTCAATTTCAAAATCCCGAATCACCCGATAACGGCCATCCAACTGTTCCATACGGCTTTTGGATACAAGAAACTGCACTTTGAAAATGATAGGTTCATTCTCGTACGTCTGGACAACAGGAACAACGGAGGTAGTTTCAGCGGGCTTGCTTTTTGCAATTCCCTCATCGGAAATAACTGCTTCATAGTTTTGTTTATATTGCTTGAACGCCCGAAAAATTGCCGAAGCCATATAGGTTATCCCGTCTTCAGAAGCAAGAAAGGCCTCTTCGTTTTTGTTGGTAAGAAAACCCAGTTCAATAAGAATGCTGGGCATGGTTGTTTTATAAAGCACCATAAAACCGGCCTGGTGCACTCCACGGCTTTTGCGATGTACCCGCTCCCCAAACTGCTCATCCACCAGAGAGGCAAATTCTATGCTTTGTTTCAGGTTAACATCCTGAAACATGGAAAAAATAATGTACCCCTCAGGAGATGAGGGGTCAAAACCTTCATAATGATCCATGTAGTTATCTTCCATCATGATAACGGAATTTTCCCGCTTGGCTACAGCCAGATTATCTTCAGTGCGATGCAGCCCCAACACGTATATTTCTGTGCCATATGCAGCCGGAGATGGAGAGGCGTTGCAGTGAATGGATATAAACAGATCTGCTTTTGCTTCATTGGCAATGCGGGCACGCTCATGCAACTCCACAAACTCATCTTTCTGGCGGGTATAAATCACCCGGACATCCGGAAAAACCTCCTGTATATATTGCCCCAGTTTAAGGCCTACCTTCAGCACTACGTCCTTCTCCCGTGCTGTGGAATAACCCAGTGCACCCGGGTCTTTACCTCCATGACCGGGATCTATCACTACAGTCTTTATTTTATAGCGGTCACCTCCCGCTTTCTGGCAGCTGCTGCGTACAGGGAAAAACAAAACGCAACCTGTTAACAATAATAGAAGGGTGCTTTTCACGTTTGGTGAGTTTTTATCGGTTTGACGCTAACTTTATTTCCCTGAAATTCATCTCCGAAATTAATCTAATTTTTACTTGAGGCTCCGCGTGCTGCTTGCCGTTTGCTTACTGATTCAGGGATTTCACCTGTATGCCTTGGGCTCCGGTTATCTTGCTGTAGCCAATTGTGAACACACGAAAGCATGGCCTGTTGATAGCATCACAAAAAACGCCATTGTGCATGATTCATTGCCTTTGCCGGGTGACAGTAGCATTCACCTGCTTCAAACCACCCAGCCTGTTCCCATATCAAGGGACACGCTGGATGCAGAAATAATCTATTCGGCCAGGGATTCTATTATTTATGATGTGGATGGGGAAAAAGTACATCTCTTTGGGGAGGCTGTGGCAGTCTATAAAGATATCCGTCTTACGGCTGATTACATTGTGTATGACTGGCTAAGCAGCACGCTCACTGCTGAAGTGTATAAAGATTCTTCAGGTACTCCTATAGGTTATGTTGAATTTTCCGAAGGTGACAGCAAATACAAGGCAAAGAAAATTGCTTACAACTTTAAAACAACAAAAGGCAAGGTTTATCAGGTAATCACCCAGGAAGGCGAAGGCTTCATTCATGGAGAACAGGTTAAAAGAAACGAGTATAAAGAATGGTACGGCTACCAAGGCAAGTATACAACCTGCAATCTGGAACATCCGCATTTTTATATTAAAGCCAAAAAGATGAAAGTGGTGCCGGATAAGGTCATTGCCACCGGACCGGCCAATCTTGTGGTGGCCGATGTTCCTTTGCCGGTTTTCATTCCCTTTGGTCTTTTCCCTATCAAGAGAGGACAGCGCTCCGGCATTTTGCTCCCGGAATACGGAGAAGAACAAACCCGTGGTTTTTTTCTGCGCAACGGAGGTTACTACTTCGGTTTCAGTCAGTACGTGGATGCTGCTATCCGGGCTGACATATACTCCAACGGAAGCTTTGGCATCAAACTCGGCTCTTCCTATAAACTGCGCTATCGTTTCAGCGGAAACCTCTCTGTTAACTATGGTCGTAACCTCAGCGGTGAAAGAGAAAACCCATCGTCATTTCGTGTAATCAATGACTTTCGGGTTAGCTGGAATCATACACAAGATAACCGATCAGCCCGCAATAGCCGGTTTAACGCAAACGTCAATTTCGGCACCACTACTTACGACCGCAACACAGCCGAAGACCGCGACCGCATTCTGAACAGCAATCTGAGTTCAAAAATCTCCTACAGCAAAGCGTGGGCAGGCAAACCGGTTTCATTAAGTCTGGTTTTAGGTCATGATCAAAATCTGAACACGGGCATCATTAATCTGCAGTTGCCGGTATTCAATCTGAGTGTTGCACGCATTCAACCCTTTCAGCGCAAGCAACGAGCAGGCCTTCGCCCACGCTGGTATGAAAGCATAGGCTTCAGCTACAATTTTGAAGCACAGAATATTATTTCTGCCGTAGACTCTATGTTCCTCAGCCGCCAGACCTTTGCCAACGCCAGATATGGCATTCGCCACACTGTGCCCCTTTCAGCATCTTTCAAGGTTTTTAAATATTTCACCCTTACTCCCCGATTTAACTATACAGAACGCTGGTATTTTCAAACTATCCACAAGCACTGGGATCCCTCGGTAACCTATATACCCATAGGCACGGATTCCCTGGGTAATGTAATCTATGACAGCATAAACGGAAGGCTCGTCACCGATACTCTCACCGGCTTCAAAGGAGCCCGGGATTTTAATGCGGGTGTATCCTTAACAACCAAACTCTACGGTCAGCTGAATTTCAGGGGAAAGCTCAAAGCCATACGTCACGTATTCACACCCTCCATCACTTTTAACTATACTCCAGACTTTGGCAAATCGTTCTGGGGCTACTACAAAACCGTACAGACCAGCGCTGAGGGAGCTACCGCCACTTACTCTGTTTTTGACATTGTAGAGAGGGTATATGGCAAACCACCCAGGGGTACCATCGGAAGCATAGGATTTAATCTCAACAATATTCTGGAGATGAAAATCTTCTCCAGAAAGGATACAGTTAAAAATGAACGAAAAATCAAACTACTGGAAAGCTTCAATATTTCCGGATCCTACAATATAGCTGCTGATTCGCTGAATCTGAGTCCCTTCAATATTTCAGGCCGCACTTCCCTCATTGAAAACAAACTGGATTTTAACTTCCGCTTTACCCTGGATCCCTATATGACTGATCAGAACAACAGGCGCATCAACACGTTCGTCTGGGAACAGGAAAAACATTTCTTCCGCCTTACCAATGCCAGTTTCAGCCTGAACGCCCGTTTTCAATCCAAGCAAACCCCCTCTTCTTCAATACCTGCCCCTTCAGCAGAAACCTCAGAAGAAGAAATCCAGGACATTTTTCTCAATCGCTGGCGATACTATGATTTCAATATTCCCTGGAGTTTTAATATCAGTTATAACATCAACATGACAAAAGGCAAGCCCGGAAACCCTAATAAACTCAATCTGTCAGGTAATTCCCTGGACTTTTCGCTGGATGTCAACGTAACTCCCAGATGGAAGGTAAACCTCCGCTCGGGATTTGACTTTATGCAAATGAAACCGGTTATTACCTCGCTGGATGTGGTGCGCGACCTCCATTGCTGGGTATGGACATTCCACTTCATGCCTTATCCGGTGGAATATCAGACCTATTCCATGCAAATCAATGTAAAATCAGCCATTCTGCAAGACCTCAAGCTTGTCAGGAAAAAGGAACGCTTTGACAGCATCTTTTAAAGCTATTCTCCATCGGCAATCAGCTTATTTTTTAATTAATTTGCACGCACCAAATGGAACTTCCCAATCTTATCCTCTTTGACGACCCGACAATACGAGGCAATCTGATGCCCTTTACCTTTACGCGCCCTGTTTCAGAAATACGTATTGGCATTCTTACCATTACCGAAAAATGGGAGCTGTTGCTGAAGCAAAAAGCATCTTTCCTTACGGTTCACTACCTGTCAGAAAAATACCCTTTGCAACAGAAAGAGCACAACCTGTATATAAACGGTTCGGTGCTCCCCGATGCATCTTTAGTTGAAGCCCTCGGCACGCTCAAATCCGGAGAATGGCTCACCTCCGGCAACACAATTATAGCCCAGGCAGGCCATGCCTTTTTATCCGCTCCCTCCGCAAGCACAAAAAAACGGGAATACACCCAACCCTATCTTCAAATTAAAAACCTCTGGGACATTTTTACCCTAAATGGCCGTGCCATAGAAGCGGATTTCAAATACATCACCCGGGGACGTAGTTCTCAACCGGCAGACCCCACCAACCAAGTCATTGGCGCAGAAAACATTTTTATTGAGCCGGGAGCCAAAGTGAAATGCTCTGTTCTGAATGCCGAAACCGGCTGCATTTTCATTGGCAAAGATGCCGAAGTGATGGAAGGCTCCCTTTTGCGCGGACCCCTTGCCCTCTGCGAACATGCCACCGTAAAAATGGGAGCCAAAATTTACGGGGCAACCACTATAGGTCCCGCTGTCAAAGCAGGCGGAGAAATCAATAATTCGGTTTTTTTGGGGTTTTGCAATAAGGCTCACGATGGGTTTATCGGAAACTCCGTTATTGGCGAATGGTGTAACATAGGAGCAGATTCCAATAACTCCAACCTGAAAAACAACTATGCTCCCGTAAAACTCTGGCACTATCCTTCCCGCAGTTTTATAGATACCGGTTTGCAATTTTGTGGCCTCTTTATGGGAGACCACTCCAAGTGCGGAATTAATACAATGTTCAACACAGGCACTGTGGTGGGTTTTTCGTGTAATATTTTCGGTGCCGGCTTTCCCCGTACATTCATTCCGTCCTTTTCCTGGGGAGGGCCTGCCGGCTTTGTCCGCTATCAACTTGACAAGGCCATGGAAACGGCAGAACGCATGATGGCACGCAGGGGATTACATCTTTCTGCTGTAGATATTGCTATCTGGAAACATATCTATGAACAACAGACTCTTGACTTATGAGAACAAAAATGGTTGCCGCCAATTGGAAGATGAACAAATTTTTGGTTGAAGGCCTGCAGCTGGCATCTGATATTCTCGTTTCATTGGAGAAAAACCCGCCTAAGCATCCGGTGGTTATTTGTCCGCCTTTTATTCATCTTGCTGACCTGCAGCGGCTGTTTAAAGAGACCAGCTACATACACCTGGGTGCGCAAAATTGCTATTATGCCGATAGCGGGGCTTTCACCGGTGAAATATCTGTCCCCATGCTGGCTTCCCTCGGGGTCCGGTATGTAATTGCGGGCCATTCTGAACGAAGACAGATATTTTGTGAAACCGATGAAATAGTAAGCCGCAAGGTGAAGGCCATTTTGTTACACGGACTGCGACCTATATTTTGCTGTGGCGAGCCTCTGGCAGTACGGGAAAAAAATCAGCATTTCTCCTTTGTCGAACAACAGATTAGCGCATCTCTTCTACCCTTGTCTGCCGAAGAAATTTCTTCGGTAACTATTGCTTATGAGCCCATCTGGGCCATCGGAACCG
The Chitinophagales bacterium genome window above contains:
- a CDS encoding organic solvent ABC transporter substrate-binding protein; translation: MKISDETKVGIFAAFGITILILGYSFLKGNNLFQKKSVFYAVYNRVDGLNPSDPVTFNGLIIGKVKKLNLLNDTLGKVIAEIELQKEISIPSDSYFELYSSDLLGEKAVKLVRGRSPQQANVGDTLKGFVQATLQEEVSMQMLPVKKKAEDLFTSIDTVINIIRIIISGGKIESSLDNIELATERFGMVAKDLDSLIVTQTNKISRILTHIEGITANLDSNSENITQILDNFGGIADSLNRADLKSAVRNLDTALVALNVLLTRINTAEGSLGLLVNDKELYNNLVQSLANLESLLADIEENPRRYINVSIFGGGGSGERKSKKQAR
- a CDS encoding molecular chaperone DnaJ: MEYKDYYKILGVDKNATEEQIKKAYRHLAKKYHPDKNKGDKVAEEKFKEVSEAYEVLKDPEKRKKYDQLGANWKQFQQSGGSAEGFDWSQWTGPGGATFHFEGDPHAFFGSGSGFSEFFETIFGGMGGARRGRSGFGGQTKGYKGQDYQAEITLTLEEAYHGTSRIFEINGKKIRITIKPGTEDGQLLRVKGQGAPGIRGGEAGDLYVKVRIAPHPRFERQGDDLLQTFPVHLYTAVLGGEAEVPTLSGQVKVKIPAGTQNGKVLRLRGKGMPKYNRPNEYGDMLIKIQVVIPERLSAEERGLFEKLKKLSDTKTNTYV
- a CDS encoding N-acetylmuramoyl-L-alanine amidase, with translation MKSTLLLLLTGCVLFFPVRSSCQKAGGDRYKIKTVVIDPGHGGKDPGALGYSTAREKDVVLKVGLKLGQYIQEVFPDVRVIYTRQKDEFVELHERARIANEAKADLFISIHCNASPSPAAYGTEIYVLGLHRTEDNLAVAKRENSVIMMEDNYMDHYEGFDPSSPEGYIIFSMFQDVNLKQSIEFASLVDEQFGERVHRKSRGVHQAGFMVLYKTTMPSILIELGFLTNKNEEAFLASEDGITYMASAIFRAFKQYKQNYEAVISDEGIAKSKPAETTSVVPVVQTYENEPIIFKVQFLVSKSRMEQLDGRYRVIRDFEIEPMGPNAYRYLTGNFSDYKEAAMYLGELRDKGIKDAFVVAYKGAKRISIQEAIVQQ
- a CDS encoding glucose-1-phosphate thymidylyltransferase, producing the protein MELPNLILFDDPTIRGNLMPFTFTRPVSEIRIGILTITEKWELLLKQKASFLTVHYLSEKYPLQQKEHNLYINGSVLPDASLVEALGTLKSGEWLTSGNTIIAQAGHAFLSAPSASTKKREYTQPYLQIKNLWDIFTLNGRAIEADFKYITRGRSSQPADPTNQVIGAENIFIEPGAKVKCSVLNAETGCIFIGKDAEVMEGSLLRGPLALCEHATVKMGAKIYGATTIGPAVKAGGEINNSVFLGFCNKAHDGFIGNSVIGEWCNIGADSNNSNLKNNYAPVKLWHYPSRSFIDTGLQFCGLFMGDHSKCGINTMFNTGTVVGFSCNIFGAGFPRTFIPSFSWGGPAGFVRYQLDKAMETAERMMARRGLHLSAVDIAIWKHIYEQQTLDL
- the tpiA gene encoding triosephosphate isomerase; its protein translation is MRTKMVAANWKMNKFLVEGLQLASDILVSLEKNPPKHPVVICPPFIHLADLQRLFKETSYIHLGAQNCYYADSGAFTGEISVPMLASLGVRYVIAGHSERRQIFCETDEIVSRKVKAILLHGLRPIFCCGEPLAVREKNQHFSFVEQQISASLLPLSAEEISSVTIAYEPIWAIGTGVNATPQQAQEMHAFIRSLIEKRFGNTIAQNMTLLYGGSVNPANATSLFNQTDVDGGLVGGASLKADDFVKIIRALA